taaggttatttttttttattttaataagtacaagTTTATATTATCCACGTGAAAAATCATCAAAAGTGTTTTCATCTTCGGTCTTATGACAAGTGGGTGAAAGTTGTCTTCTGTTTACTCGGCCCTGTCTAGTCCATGTCTACTCCATTaattctataataaataaataaataacctgtTACAGATGGCGAGTAGCGTGGAGGTCCCGAAGTTGAAACTGAATGACGGCAGGGAAATGCCCGCCATTGCTTTGGGAACATATTTAGGATTTGATGCGGTAAGTACCGGttagagcgatgggctcacaatctagaggtccgggttgttttttgatttgattttgcaAATCATAAGTCTAGAATCAccttgattttccgaaaaagtggCATATTTCCGTGCtaaggagggcacgttaagccgttggtccccgttcaaaggaagcctgtgcccagctgtggggtACCTTGTTAGGctgacttatattttttaagcagtcgtgtttttatttagattttttttaaatcacccACCACCTATCTCGTTAGTCTAATAGACATCTTgttgaagtgtgggtacttagttcatcttgtgttggatgtacaatcaaagagcaaaagtgcagtcactgagcccagcgatttacttgtaaacagtggtgaaattaagAACCATTAgtgtgtatgtttttgtagatgtttttggtctattacagaaacgacatgtaaccaggaggtcttaagtgcaaccagttactTTATTAGGTACTTTGCAAGAAACCTCAGATTCTAATtgagatcttcttctatcgtgtgggttgtgaggtggagtaccaacctcatcaaccctggtgtcaggtttactataaaagccgccaaaggcatgaagtggctcatgtaacgactacttacttacatcagtaagtagtaaccggggccaacggcttaacgtgccttccgaagcactgatcatcttactttttggacaaccaggtgatcagcctgtaatgtcctaaccaagctagggatcacaaagtgatttttgtgatttgtccccaccgggattcgaacccgggacctccggatcgtgagcacaacgctcaaccactggaccacggagttctAATTGAGATAATAGTCGAGTTTAATATGTTTTCTATgttgttctgggagcaaataaaaacatagaacacgttcagctgcttgtcttcccgggcatgtcgtaaaaactgacagggggattgtgtcctctaacatgatggactaatgttatgggcgataggctgatcccttatcaccataaggttcatcatatccagcttacgacatcgtatcaacagtggctgcaagttgtctttgaatacctgtggctctgcccaccccattagggattacgggcgtgagtttatgtatgtatgtttaatatgtAATGtcgggttgttttttttttaattacagaaTGGTGTAGTTGAACCGACCAAAGACCTGCGCGATACTCTGTCGCGCTCTATCGACATCGGTTGGCGTCACTTCGACACCGCCTCCGTTTATAAGACAGAGAAGACTATAGGGGAAGCTATCAGTATGAAAATACAGGACGGAACTGTACAGAGGAGTGACGTGTTCGTTACTACTAAGGCAAGTATtagccccaattcctgcagataccatctaatacaaaatcgtttcaaacctaatacaaaatcgtttcatgcggaaagccacgggagttccgtggttccttcgcaatgaaaatctgcaacatcgacctaggtctgccaaccattgcccaatggctcaaattagcttccaaacgttttttcgattctgctccgcaccacccaaatcccctggtagttgcggcttccgaatacatcccgcttagggacggtactgaaaagtatcggcgtccaaaggacgttatatacgattccgacgacccgattactctagccatagaggcagccaatcagctcgcgacaccaaacacttcaggaccccgataccgaccccgccggcgtggtcgacgatttccctcattcagcgcttatcgctatcgacctgctagggtcgattaattctttcaaatatttttcctctcagacgacgccctgagccgaggttcgcgcccaactgggcaccctcaggcctgttgtcttaaacgttgtaccgggtgagagccttcagcgctccccatttgtccggccaagtagttaatgccatctgcggcaaatctacactaagtcaggtcaaaaataGATGGCCagatatctattttttttttgttttttttttcaatcaatcaatcaatcaataatactttattccaAAACGGCATATAAGTACAAAGggcataaacataaaaataaagcgatttcttccagacaatcaTGATGTTGTATACTTAATGAACTTACTTCCACTCTTTCAGCTCTGGAACACTCACCACAAACGGGAGAAGGTGATGACAGCCATCAGGGAGTCTTTGGAAGCACTTGGACTAAACTACATTGACTTATACTTGATGCATTGGCCCATCGGTTTGAACGTAAGTAGAccattcggaaggcacgttaattcaaattcaaaaatacctatattccgctttataaaatttaatttgtcagaCTTTGTAATTGGCTAGTATAAGATTTTGAACATCGCAACTTTAATTAAGATTATATTAAGCTGTAATAAgctgtaaagtttgcaataaacgattacttacttaaataaataaaaaaatgaaggtAACATAgttgagccgtggtaacccagttggttggttggttgattggttggttggttggtggtTGGTTGTTTGgtcgatccgtgcttcggaaggcacgtcaagcctttggtcccggttactacttactgatgtacgtagtcgttatatgagtcatgtcaggggcctttggcggctcaatagtaaccctgacaccagggttgatgaggttggtaattcacctcacaacccacacgatagaagaagacccagtTGGTGGAatgcttgcctcactttgaagtcgtaggtccgaatccagcataggcctaaaccaatgattgtctaattttattccttattctatgactgcgtcaaacagagtactgcggagtggaaggcaagaggggaaaCCGCACTACCCTAaaaaagagcgtggctgttgaataaatgatttgcccgaaggcattgacgaggcctaagatggagctcgcccagaaggtgcctgttcactctggccttgaaagcacccgggttatatgcattcggaaatacagaagacagcagagaattccactccctagaagtgcgcataatgaagaacgatgcgaagcgctttgtgcgaatagttgggatactaatagggatggaacccggccgtacgtctggaagtccgaagacaaaagggggatggtggaatgagctcgtgtagatcgcgggcacactccccgaagtgcagtctgttgaatgccctatttttccctaaaaagtaccatggagaatgctacaccgacaagagcgtacctttaaatcttcttcttatcgtgtgggttgtgaggtgaataccaacctcattaaccctggtgtcagggttataattgagccgccaaaggcccctgacatgactcatgtaacgactacatacttacattagtaagtagtaaccgggaccaaaggcttagcttttaaattagtgatgatgattctatGTCTGCACTGTTTAGATAAAAGATTTCTTTTGTCAATGTTGGTAAGGAATTCCTAAattgtatttaagtacctacttttctaGAAAGACTACACGCATTCAGATGTAGATTTCATGGAGACGTGGCGCGGTATGGAGGACGCCCAGAACCTGGGTCTGGTCAAGTCCATAGGAGTGTCCAACTTCAACAAGGAGCAGCTACAGAGGATCATCAGGGAAGGAACCGTGAAGCCGGCTGCTTTGCAGATTGAGGTGAACAGatagtaattttataaaaaaaaatgtttaattattcataaaaacataacaaagttcgttgacgagacttcccagtaagtaagtaacaatacttagtacttgtgttgggaatgactcgcaaccTCCCTTTCAATGGTTTGgattttatacctacttatacgaaacaaaacataatttacgcttatttacataaactgcctatatacgtcccactgctgggcacaggcctcccctcaatcaaccggaggggggtatggagcataatccaccacgctgctccactgcgggttggtggaggtgtttttacggctaatagccgggaccaacggcttaacgtgccctccgaagcacggaatcatcttactttttcggacaatcaggtgattcaagcctgaaaagtccttaccaaacaaaggacagtctcacaaagtgatttcgacaatgtccccatcgggaatcgaacccggacctccagatcgtgagcctaacgctctaaccactagaccacggaggctgttaaacgcttatttatatgtatgtatttacgcTAAGTATTCCACTTAtgttcttaaaataaattatacttacttacactatTAACAATTTTGAATCTGttaaataacaaattattatgttttaaaatacttacagttaacttatagctaaaagatcttttgcataagatgtttaaataaagatttactgaatttatttctattgcactcaaattcaattttaaaaatatttttattcagtaggtaacatagtgaCACTTTGAAtcctcaatttttacataacgaacgtctcatccggctaaaactactgcagcttctcacaacctgtatagctgaggaaaagaagctgcaagaaaaacctcggcacagggccctagacgttctttataaaaaaatcaaaactccTTGAGGGAGAATGTTGGTGTTTATTAAATGTATAAAGAACATTTACAAAATAGAGGCCCAATAaaggtttaatttaaaaagcagagtggacaggcaccttctgggcgagctccgtcttaagcctcgtcaatgccttcgggcaagtctggggccaagagcaaacccatcaaaggtgaagaaaaaaacaaacaattgaagtaaaatcgACGttctttgaaattaatgaaattaattCCTTTTTTCTCCCGTCAGGTCCATCCACAGATCATACAGGCTGACCTGGTTGACTTCGCAAGATCCGAGGGCATCGTTGTAATGGGATACAGTCCTTTCGGGTCCCTGGTGATGAGATATGGCCAGCAGTTCcccggccccaaaatggatgaCCCCGACCTCACCAAGATGGCCCAGAAGTATGGAAAGACTACGCCTCAAATTGTGCTCAGGTGGTTGGTAAGTAACAACATGGGCTCTACGTacctatatcccaatggggtagtcacgAAGCCAAGGAAAACAAAGGATGGCTAAGcctggtatgcgatatcgaggcggaccagcccggtggtcggatgacattgtgaggtatgccggaaagcaatggatgagacttgcacaggaccggaaaggatggcgcgaaagagaggaggcctatacccagcagtggatggatacaggctgagtagataatAGATAGTCACGAGgaccatccatcgcaagatgaactaagtacccacacctcaccgagctttctgttggaccaacgcgataggtgagccgtatcgccgtctgtaatggtcgagccaactgtgttagtgaaaactgcgcttcagataaattaataaattgtatCGTGTGATTCtaggtcagggttactattgagccgccaaacgcccctaacatggctcatgtaaagactacttacgtcagtaacgtgtcttcagaagcacggatcgtcttactttcggacaatcaggtgatcagcgtgtaatgtcctaaccaaactagggatcacaaagtattttttgtgatatgtccccgaatcgaacccaggggcttcgggtcgtgagcccaacgctcaaccactggcccacggaggtcgttaaaatTAATAATCGAGAATGTATTTCACGACTAtggtcaaaataataatatagatcaTATAAGAGGGATTTTGGTggttatgtccccaccaggattcgaacccggattaaaaatttataattatatatttcagGTGGATAGAAACATTGTGCCAGTCCCCAAGACAACCAAAGTGAACCGCTTGGAAGAAAACATCAACATCTTCGATTTTAAATTGGAAAAAGAAGAAATTGATAAGATCAACTCTTTTGACAGCCACACAAGATACACTTTTCCATCATTCTGGCAGAACCATCCTCATTACCCCTTCGAGCAGGTCGATAATCCAATTGCTGATCCCTTCAAAAAACCTGTTGAAATACTATAAAATATCCATGTAAGATTTTGGtacctacttcatcatcattactaaaagccacgctcttgtcggtgctaTTTTttgagggaaaaatagggcagtggtttccctcttaccttccgccccgcaatactctgtcaGATGCCAGTGGGATGGcgaccagagtagtctatttcaaagccgtactaggacttctgtcttCCGCCCATGAATAGTAAGTACtcacagttactgctgccctctgtcaggttccaggttatagtcgCTGTGAgtcgccccttccgtcctgcattgccgtaccgacggctcccatctccgcctctgcaactgttgaggtctttacccgtatccctgggcaagggttctatgttatactccgtaggtctgggtccctatccgaactcaaccaccatctcactccggcctactgaagtacgAGCCGCCCCCTCGGCAAGGACGCGCTGAACAGGAATtaccccagtggagggcagagaagataaCTCTGTCTCCCGTGGGGCCGAGTTAATAGCCTTGTTTGTACCTACAAAGAATACATAACACAATAAAGGTActtaattagaatagaatagaaatagtttattataaaagggcgccacacaaaaaagacaataacatcataccAAATTTCTACTAAACAGTTACTAATTATACTAATCTCCGCCTTATATGAACACCAAATAAgcgccttttttaaaaaaaaaacacattctaaAGTCATCTctcgtgtgaggtggattaccaaccccatcaacccttgtgtcagagttattattgagccgccacaggcccctgacatggctcatgaaacgactacttatttacatcagtaagtagtaacctggaccaacggcttaccgtgccttccgaggcacggatcattttactttgggacaattaggtgatcagcctgtaatgtcctaaccaaactagggaccacagagtaatttttgtgatatgtccccgccgcgaatcgaacccaggacctgcggatcgtgagagggctcggagtaggagtctgcttcgagggtgggggcttaggtttcttcattcatcgtcatcacctttcatcattaattatcatcaagaaaaaaatacataagacatgactgtatgggcatagttccctttgccttgcccttcggggaaaaccaaaccaaaaaaaaaaatctctaccTACAgctatttctctttatttttttctaatcttatttagtattttaaagCTATATTTAACGAGGCTAAACTAATAAGTATTTGGGTGCCAAATAGAGTAGGTaccattattataagtaataaaataaggaatTTGTGTATCTTGTAAGGcacaaaattatgtttttataagacaaatataatgaaataaaaaataaaacttcaatAGTGTTGCACAACTGTCGATACTCAAAATATCGATACAATTGTTCATTTACAAGTAGACACATTTTTTATCGATATTCACTACTGCTGTAAAACTACATCTCGATACTGAAATGTATTAATCGTTAGTTTCATTTCCGATTTCTTTTTAAGGCAGCCTTTAGCTAGCAATAAAAGTCCGCCATTTTGCTTTATTTTCAACAAGTATTCCCTcctattttaatatatatcCTATTAATGAAGACTGTTAACTATAATATTAGTTAAttgatattaaataattagtattaatTGTTTGCTGattgtattaattataatttgaaggaaataaaacacatttttataacaatacCTCTATAATTATGGcacttcatattaaaaaaaaactttaccttacaatccaattttcaaaagcTTTGAAAGGAGAGATGAGTAAAAGCatcgagatttttaaatgaCAGAACTTTTTGGGGTGTTTTTCTCTGTTAAATGGTgtaaaatccaaaaaaaaagtaacaatcAATCTGTATCAATCTTTATAATACACAATTTATAGTTTCAACATGATTTATTGCTTTACAAAAATAAGAAGACTGTTTATGATTATAATACTACCCGCAAAAACTGATTTGTTAAAGGAACATTCTACAACTTAACCTATTTTTCCCCAATTTTtaacagtttttattttatgacgcATTGATGATCCTTGTTACGATCACCATGCGAGAAAAACACCTTACAATTAGACAAGAAatgtaataacaaatgttcTTAGATCAAGAAGGAGAAgaataataaatttgtattcaaTTACACAGTTAAAATCAGCTAATTTCTAAATACATAGGCAATTTTTACTTCTTCAGAaggtacatattttaaataaaaaaaattcagAACGTTTCgaaggaatttaaaaaaataaattcaaatattacTTCTCATTCAACAGACAATAACGAACATACTACTTATTAAGGCGAGTTTCTCTTCATCGTTTCTGTTAACAACAAAGCTAATAAATCAGTAGATCTATTCTGTAATGTTTGACAGCTTCGGTTGATAACTGAGAtctgtcaaaaatattttttaagtatgtaTCAAAGATAAACTTGTAGAAAGGCAAGTTCATCCGTGATGACAttaatttaactttaatttttGACAGATCTCAGTGGTCTACGCTGAAAACTTTACAATATAGTCCTGCAGACCTTAAAAATAgtctaaaatgtttttatttaaacctCTTCATTTTTTGTGGAACATCGTGTGAACATGAGAAAGGTCTGATAATTTCACCATATGTGGTTTTGTTTCACGAAGCTAGCGACTATCGTTATATTTTGATACGTGTCAATTCTAGCCGACcgaacataattttaattcaatttgacagttctaaaactagcgCTATATCTTccttacattggtgctaattcctgtaaataccatctaattttattttaagttatatctgtcattttcttatccgccgaaaaggaaagggacgggtaatcgacaagcataaaatttatggaacacacgtcaattttaagctcaaatctaaaccaaccgtctaaaaattttacatctgtcaataacccgacacattcatttactcattcttcctaaaattaagagctgtgaatcatccgtccctttccttttcgacggatatgaaaatgacggatataacttaaaataaaattaggcggtgtctccaggaatcggggccattatctacctacacCCCATTAAAAATAGCTTGATTAGAATAACAGCAAAACAAAAAGATGTTATAGGTACTGCCTAGTGCGAAACTATTTTTAACGAGGTATAAGCGATGGATGGTACTATTTTTAGAGCTGCAAaaccaaaatataattattttttgtcgcCAGTAGATAATTCACAACGACTCGCGCGAAGCGAATATGCACCCAGAATTGTATCTATCATAGAATCAGAGTTCTAATTAATCTAATTTTTCAACGACCGCGAACTAGAAATCGCGTGGAGTAGAAATTAGAACTGTAATTCTACAAACATTAAGGGCGCATTTAATCGATTCGCGGCGCCCTATGTAAATTGTTCTTAAGAGCGCCAAGACACATTATATCTTTTCAAGTTATCGGACCCTTGAGTATAATTCGACCATCGATAGGCGTTCGTGTCATAGTTAAACAAACAAACGCATTTCGATAGTCGAATCAGCCGGGTATCCGGTGAAAAAATCTAACATGTATTGTCGTTCTAAGTCACTAATATAAATGGCCTAATAACcactgacatactataaacaaatagtgACGTCATTACGCCGATTGCGACTAAATTCG
The Pectinophora gossypiella chromosome 26, ilPecGoss1.1, whole genome shotgun sequence DNA segment above includes these coding regions:
- the LOC126378478 gene encoding aldo-keto reductase AKR2E4-like, with protein sequence MASSVEVPKLKLNDGREMPAIALGTYLGFDANGVVEPTKDLRDTLSRSIDIGWRHFDTASVYKTEKTIGEAISMKIQDGTVQRSDVFVTTKLWNTHHKREKVMTAIRESLEALGLNYIDLYLMHWPIGLNKDYTHSDVDFMETWRGMEDAQNLGLVKSIGVSNFNKEQLQRIIREGTVKPAALQIEVHPQIIQADLVDFARSEGIVVMGYSPFGSLVMRYGQQFPGPKMDDPDLTKMAQKYGKTTPQIVLRWLVDRNIVPVPKTTKVNRLEENINIFDFKLEKEEIDKINSFDSHTRYTFPSFWQNHPHYPFEQVDNPIADPFKKPVEIL